The DNA window TCTTCTAAAGCTAACCTCACAGCCAGATACTTGGATAAGTGATCAACAGTGGCATTGCCTGAAGTCTTTATGTATCTAAAAGAATAATGCATCGAACATTTCATTTGTAGAGTATATGAAGTTCCTAAATCATGGAGccaaaaaaactatacaaaacaTGTATGTTccaattattgaaaataaatagaaattaactGCTCTATAATAAGCAAAGGCAGGTGATGAACACTCACATTCTATATATAATACATGGTACAAAgcaacaaaaatcaaaccaataAACAATGTACTTACAAAAATTAGCAAACCTTTCAACCTTAATTACTAGAAAAATTACTGCAAAGACAGAAGTATTAAGAAtaagagcaaataaataaaaaaaaaaaaaaaaaaaggggctggtgagatggctcagtgggtaagagcacccgactgctcttccgaaggtccagagttcaaatcccagcaaccacatggtggctcacaaccatccgtaacaagatctgactccctcttctggtgtgtctgaagacagctacagtgtacttacataaaataataaataaatctttaaaaaaaaaaaaaaaaaaagaataagagcaaATTGTTTGTCTTAAGAATTAAcatttcagccgggcgtggtggcacacgcctttagtcccagcactcgggaggcagaggcaggcagatttctgagttcgaggccagcctggtctacagagtgagttccaggacagccacggctacacagagaaaccctgtctcgaaaaaaacaaaacaaacaaaacaaaagaattaacatttcagccgggcgtggtagctcacgcctttaatccctgtactggagaggcagagttcaaagccagcctaatctatagagtgagttgcaggacagccatagcctcacaaagaaacctgtcttgaaaagcccCCTCACCCAAGGAAGAATTAACACGAGAAGTACTAATCTTAGGATGTTTGTAAGCATGGTGGACTACTCAATCACTCACTCAACAAATATCTGATGTCTAGCTGCACTCCTGACAGGCACGACAGACAGGTGTGGAAGTCCACCCTTGCCAGTATGAAAGTCAGAGTTTTTCTTCATCACCTGTGAGGTTTGCTCCCCTGTGAAGAGCAACTTTTCATGGAAAGAAtataaggagggaggaagggagggagggagagagggaaaacaaacaagtaaTCTAGGCAGTAGTTAGTACATTCAGACTGAATTCTAAAGCTAGGATGCAAGTACTGACTTCATTTCATACACAGACCGTTCTCTGAAACCTTGTGCAACCATGTGACCTGGAAGCAGCGCCCACGCTTACCTTGTCTGTGCGCTGTCGTCCTTTTCCATAAGAGTTGGATGGGGCCTGAAGACTAACTCAATCTCACTGGCACCGTCCATGACTGGATCAATCGCCACTGCTGCATTGTTGTTATCAAGTTCAAGCCCAGAGTCATCAGAGGTTTTGGTCCGTTTGTTACTCGGGCCCGCTTCCTGGTTGCTGTGTGTGGATGCGTTACTACAGTGGGAGCTGTCACCATTATCTTCTGCTCCACTACCATTTTCTATCTGCTGCTTTTTGCCTCGCTGTAATCTAATTAAGGGGAAAGGAATAAAGTTTACATTATCTTTAAGGCGTCAAACTTGaaaccattttgtttgttttttaactgttattttaattttatgtgcacagGTATTTGTGCCTATAGTACATCACGTGTACATAGTGCctgagagaccagaagagagtgctGGATTCCCAGAGAATGGAGTTACacgtagttgtgagctgccatgtgagctgggaattgaacttaggtcctctggaagagcaaccaatgctcttaaccactgagccatctctccagccctgaactttaaaaaaaaaaaagtataagagaAAACTTGACGAGTAAATTTGGTGAAATACATTGTCACTGATTCCCACATGTCCTTCAGAGATCTAGAAGGCtcatcttgggaggcagaagcagctgcAAGGTAAAGgcaagcctgatctacagagcaaattccagaatagccagggttagagacttgtctcaaaaataaaattcaaaaagtaTTCACTTGGTAATTATTGAACAAACAAGGACTAAAAGACTAACGGACAAACACTATGAGATCTCACTTCTCTGAGATGTCAATTAGAAGGCAGGTAGTTAGCAGGAGCCAGGAGAAGAGTGAGACAGGAGTAGCAAGCTCTACTTAGAAATGAGTTCCTGtttcacaaaatgaaaaaaaattctgcaagttggttgggaaactattaaacATAAGTAAGCTAAATAAACTTTATTACTATATACACAGTTAACATACCTTGTTAGATATTTACTGTAATTTTAGAACACAGAAAGGCCCACATGAAGGAAAAACAACCAAAAGACAAATTCAATGTTCAATGGCAACACTGGACCATGTGAAGCTGAAGCAAAGCTAAGGCAACAGATTATGATGTCAGCAATTAAAGAATAATGTTCAGGTAAGAGTCGGGAAGTCACATCTTAGCAGGATGCACTGTCCTGATGGCAGGGTTTTACAATTAGCATATGAAGAGCAATGAACAAATTAAAATTGTGCCCGAATGTGGTGGcttatgcttgtaatctcaggacTCGAGAAACTGGGCAAGAGGGTCACCACACACTTAAAGCCAGTCTGTActctacagtgagttctaggcaggCAGGACTATATGACAAGATGCTACCTCACGGACGAACAGAGGTGGGAAGGGGGAATTATAAATACCTAACGACTAAAGTGCATAAAACATATctatagccaggtggtggtggtgcacacctttaatcccagcacttgggaggcagaggcaggcagatttctgagttcgaggccagcctggtctacaaagtgagttccaggacagccagagctatacagagaaaccctgtctcgaaaaaccaaaaaaccaaaccaaaacaaaaacatatctaTATGAAAGTATTTGAAAAAGTCCAGGTGGAATGTAGACTCCAAAGCCAGTAGATACAGATGTCAGAAAATAAGTGCTGTGGAAGAAAAATAGGCAGGAGGGACAGGAATGGAGTGCTAGACTAACAACAGactcaggaaggagaaagaagtgagCACCATCTGAGACAGAGGTACAGAaagaatgaacacacacaaatgctctCAAAGGCAGAAGCTAAGCTAAGCTAAGCTAAGCAGCAGTGTAGTCCCCAGTCATGAGCCTGTCACACAGACAGGCCACTCAGACAGCACGGCAAATAAGGGTGGTCACCTGACAATccgggttccattcccagaacccacctgaTGGAAGCAAAGAACTGAtgcccacaagctgtcctctaatCTTCATACGTGGGTTAGACAAGGCAGAGACTGTCTACAGAAGTATTTCACCAAGGATAACTGCATCTCTCATGAGACCAACATAAACAACTATTAAGTCCTTACAACTCATGATTGTGCTACACTCTAAAAAGAAGTACACTCGACATTTAACACTATCTTACTTTCAGAAATATAGTTGTAATTCACAAATGGAACTCATCTTTTAACCTTCATGGTGGAGAGGGTTGGCCACTGTACTTCAGAATCACTTAGAACCTGAGAACAGTATATGGAGGCTCCAACTACTTGATCTGTTCTGAGACCTGAAGCCCTGAGATAAACCTTGTCAAGACATCCTGCTATTGAGTCTTGTGACAGCCATTAAACCAGTGGGCCTTTTACTTATTTGGAAAATTATGATTATCCCTGAAAACTGACTAGCCTGGGAGATAAAAGCAGGGAAACAGAATAGCAGTAAGCCTGGTTCTGATAAAGCCTTACACTGATACGATAATTCTGAAACACTTTTTAACTATCCAGGAGAGGCCAGctatacacacctttaatcccaacattcaggggCGGGAGCAGCTAGGTACAATGAAGTCTTCAACCCACTCACCATCACACTGAACAATTAACACAGAGCTCACTACAAACTTCCAAAGGGGCATTGTGACAGGGCAGTATAAAGGGGGCTTTAGAACCAGATGGAGAGACAAACCTCTCAAAGGTATGTATTCTATGCAGAAGAGGCACAAGAAGATTGTCTGTATACTCCTCAATACTGGcatgcgtatgtatgtgtgtgatgagtCTTCATGGGCACACGTATACAAGTCAAAGGGTAATTTTAAAAGTTGGTTCTCTGGTTCCACGGGGATTCTGTGAGTCTCACAAACACAAATTCTAGTATTTTGAATGCAATACTCTGGCACTATGTACAACTATTCTGTCACTGTGTTTAATCTTACAGAAAAAGTACCCCCCTTGTTTGGTAAGTCTCTGACCCCTCGGTCTCTCGCTCACTTGCTCATGTACCTGTTCATGGCCTGTATCTTCAGCCCCTCCTCGATGCTGTGGCTGAGAGCCTGCTGATTGTTGTGTTTGTTGATCCTTGCTAAGACCCTTTCCTGATGCGCTTCATACTCATCACGACTGGGATAAATCTTGCTGATGAGTGCATCAAAGTTCGGGTCTGGCCTTAGTGATCTTTTAGAAACCAGTTTTTTCCGACAGGTAGGACACTCTTTGTTgctaaataaaagagaagaaaatttagACATGACAGTACTGTTgtgctaaaaacaaaaatatctaatttCTAAATAGTTATTTTTACTATCACAAAAATGTAAACCGGTTAACTAAACTCTCCTTGAAAATCTGATAAACAAGACAATCATAATTTCAGAAACCGTAGCTGATATCACTTGTGAGGGTAGGGGGTGAGGAGAGACGTGGAGACGCCTTAGAACAGCTcaccctgtaatctcagcactaggaaggctaAAGTAGGAGACTGCATAGAAACCCAAGGCAAGTGAGAACCACATGGCAAGTTCCAGACTAGACTGGACACAATGTACGAAAGcacctgtcttaaaacaaagagagaaaaagaaaaagccctcCAATAACTAAAAACTAGAATCTACACCTTTTAGGAAGGGCTCCAGTTCTGAAATACTTAGAGGCAACATGTTTCTCAGGCTCCAGAAAGCAGTGCTGGGCTGCAGTCTAAGGATCTAGTAATAACTCATTCCAACATACCCACTTCTAAGGGCTGTGATAATACAATCCGCGCAAAACCGATGTAAACACTCCTTTGTAGTCATGGTGTTCTTTAACATATCCAAACAAATTGGGCACattaattcactgtgtagacttcTAGGTGAAACCACAATTTCCAAGCCATCTGTTATTGCCTCCTGTAAAAGAGTGACAATCTTTACTATTATTGACAAATTCAAACATACCCAAATACTGAagatcataaaaacaaacaagcatctaTGTGCCAATCACCCAAGTCGCCATGTTCAGCTCATAGCCAATGTTGTCCTAGCTAAAATATTTCTCCAGGCTCTTGACTCTGCATTACTTAAATGCCCTTAATGCTAAAAGGGGTATCTCTGGGAGACACACAGGAGAGAGTATTAGTAGGAAGTCAGCctgcctggtttatgtggtgctgggactgACCCATGGCTCTTGATGTTAGAGTTGCTCTTACTGTGTTACAACCCTAGCCCAGAATTAGAAAACATTTTGAAGAATAGCATGAGTTACTTaacttataaaaaatatttttaattttcaagattGAAGAATTCTTAGGGTTTAGTTAGGCCTAACTTCGAATTTTAGTATTAAACACTAATTAAGTTACAGTTAATTACTATGACCAGGACTACTAAGGACTGCAACCTGAATTATAAGCCTTTTCCTCCCCTAACCTGCTTTTGGTCAGGTTATTTtataacagaaacagaaatgaaacgcAGGACCACAGCTGTAATGtaagcatctgggaggcagaggctcgaTGATCAAAAGGTTCAAGGGTGTCCTCCGCTTTAACAGAGTTTGAGGACACACTGGgaaatgagactgtctcaaaattgTTTAATTCCATGAAAGCATCaaagttttaaaagtttaaaatatcatttaaaaatcacCTTTGAACCTCATAAAGTCTAATTCTACAGAGAACTTTTACTTTAAAACAATGGTCAAGCAAACATGAAGGTCAGCTCTAAGTAACTAAGGTTAAAGGTTAAGCCTTTGGATGAAATCAGACTTTACTCATCTCTCCTACTTCTCCTATCTAGTTTAAAAAGTGCTAATAATCCCGGCTATTTCACCTGTTTTTCAGTTGCTCTAGTTGGCACCTCTGCATGTCCAATCCAAGGGAAAATGGACCATGAAAAGTTTTAAGCCTCAAGCCTGCCATTCCCTGGAGTCTCAGCACGCCCACCTTCTCACAACAGTGTCACTCGCCCCATCATTTCTTAATACTGCAAAGGACGTTTTCCCTTGATTCAAGTTCTCATGCATGTAATTTTATGAATATTGAGTTGTTTGGTCTCTTAAATATTTTGCAGGCTAAGACCACATTAGGTTTATTCAGTATTGTTTCCCTGACACCTAACAAAGGCTATGTGTTTATAAAACTTCTCTGTATAATTAGACTTTTTGAGATTCAAAGgtgatttttaaatgatatatttaaaatattgaaagttAGATGCTTTCATGGAATTAAACAGAGAATGTAACTTTGCTTAATGaatgaagtgtaagccaaacaagaCGCAGGACTGTTATGCAAGTTTACTATCACTGCTAAGTTCTATGTAAGTCCTCCTTTTCTACACCCAGTTTATGTAGGCCTATCTCCCTAAATTACAGCAGGATGTATTATATTACCTGAGGTGTTCGTTGTAACTCATACAAACTGAGTTCCCATGTTTTGCTTAATGGTTGAGTT is part of the Mus musculus strain C57BL/6J chromosome 1, GRCm38.p6 C57BL/6J genome and encodes:
- the Rnf2 gene encoding E3 ubiquitin-protein ligase RING2 isoform b (isoform b is encoded by transcript variant 4); translated protein: MSQAVQTNGTQPLSKTWELSLYELQRTPQEAITDGLEIVVSPRSLHSELMCPICLDMLKNTMTTKECLHRFCADCIITALRSGNKECPTCRKKLVSKRSLRPDPNFDALISKIYPSRDEYEAHQERVLARINKHNNQQALSHSIEEGLKIQAMNRLQRGKKQQIENGSGAEDNGDSSHCSNASTHSNQEAGPSNKRTKTSDDSGLELDNNNAAVAIDPVMDGASEIELVFRPHPTLMEKDDSAQTRYIKTSGNATVDHLSKYLAVRLALEELRSKGESNQMNLDTASEKQYTIYIATASGQFTVLNGSFSLELVSEKYWKVNKPMELYYAPTKEHK
- the Rnf2 gene encoding E3 ubiquitin-protein ligase RING2 isoform a (isoform a is encoded by transcript variant 1) — its product is MCCHHLAREMSQAVQTNGTQPLSKTWELSLYELQRTPQEAITDGLEIVVSPRSLHSELMCPICLDMLKNTMTTKECLHRFCADCIITALRSGNKECPTCRKKLVSKRSLRPDPNFDALISKIYPSRDEYEAHQERVLARINKHNNQQALSHSIEEGLKIQAMNRLQRGKKQQIENGSGAEDNGDSSHCSNASTHSNQEAGPSNKRTKTSDDSGLELDNNNAAVAIDPVMDGASEIELVFRPHPTLMEKDDSAQTRYIKTSGNATVDHLSKYLAVRLALEELRSKGESNQMNLDTASEKQYTIYIATASGQFTVLNGSFSLELVSEKYWKVNKPMELYYAPTKEHK